CTTCGCAGGAATGTCCGCATTGTGGCGAACGCGACGAGACAGTCCGCCACAAGGACACGCTAACGTGTCCGTGTGGCTTCGACGGCCACGCGGACCTCGCGGCGTCATGGACGTNGACTGTTCTCCGCAGGCATCACCACTGGCCGACGAAACGGCCGCTCTGGATATCGGCGCGAACAATCTCGTCGCGTGTACGACCACGACCGGAAAACAGTATCTGTACGAAGGACGCGACCTGTTCGGACGTTTCACAGAAACGACCGAACGAATCGCCGAGTACCAATCGCTGCTGGATGAAGACAGGTACAGCAGCAACCGGATTCGTCGGCTGTATCGAAAG
This portion of the Halococcus salifodinae DSM 8989 genome encodes:
- a CDS encoding transposase; the encoded protein is MDVDCSPQASPLADETAALDIGANNLVACTTTTGKQYLYEGRDLFGRFTETTERIAEYQSLLDEDRYSSNRIRRLYRK